A stretch of the Acidobacteriota bacterium genome encodes the following:
- a CDS encoding Hachiman antiphage defense system protein HamA: MLSNSGLGQFVRVCRTSFTCPKTMVRAVYISELIRNNNGIKLDKYLFEKIPFFYREPSQIQKSFEDELFFTPIIDTLNRLPDALSFIESHFCEITAGVFAEEVIGLKKLYSKLSLLTTQNGNANKMDLVLYKPLSDPVEFVFVEVKSSMKTSADGLPANHDKSCFADIFNSLNEYSTVDRDFDLGAAKDRIEGLSEPERTRVRKALLPYSNSKIHYVGFAIIDLSTKLDDEISILATRKNKKKIEIDVLCIEEIPDLAKSVYDKIDQVRKSCL; encoded by the coding sequence ATGTTATCCAATAGCGGATTAGGACAGTTTGTTAGAGTCTGCCGTACATCTTTTACTTGCCCCAAGACTATGGTTCGGGCGGTCTACATTTCAGAATTAATCCGAAATAATAATGGTATTAAATTAGATAAATATCTATTTGAAAAGATCCCTTTTTTCTATCGAGAGCCTTCACAAATTCAGAAAAGCTTTGAAGATGAATTATTCTTTACACCAATTATTGACACTCTTAATCGACTACCCGATGCTCTATCTTTTATAGAATCACATTTCTGCGAAATAACTGCTGGCGTATTTGCTGAAGAAGTAATTGGGTTAAAAAAACTGTATAGCAAATTATCACTTTTAACTACACAAAATGGTAATGCCAACAAGATGGATTTAGTTCTTTATAAACCACTTTCTGATCCAGTAGAGTTCGTATTTGTAGAGGTGAAATCAAGTATGAAGACTTCTGCGGACGGGCTACCTGCTAATCATGATAAATCCTGTTTTGCTGATATATTCAACTCACTCAATGAATACTCTACTGTGGACAGGGATTTTGATCTTGGTGCGGCAAAAGATAGAATCGAAGGTCTTTCAGAACCTGAGCGAACAAGAGTACGTAAAGCATTATTACCGTACTCCAATTCTAAGATTCATTATGTTGGTTTCGCAATTATTGACCTATCAACTAAACTAGATGATGAAATATCTATACTTGCAACTCGAAAAAACAAAAAGAAAATTGAAATTGATGTGCTGTGCATAGAAGAAATTCCTGATCTTGCGAAATCCGTGTATGACAAAATTGATCAAGTGAGGAAATCATGTTTGTAA
- the nadA gene encoding quinolinate synthase NadA, translating to MSTQFVNLESTQSPVIDAPHQLLMEEIRELARRRNAIILAHNYQVGEVQDIADVVGDSLGLALEAQKTDADLIVFCGVHFMAESAKILNPQKKVLLPNLSAGCSLADSITPESLQEWKNRYPGYTVITYVNSTADVKAMSDICCTSANAVAVARSLNTDKILFTPDRNLGSWVKKQLPEKEVVVYDGACPTHDVLRGANVEKTKSAFPDAVVIAHPECREDIIAIADEVCSTTAMLGRIAKYPDVKTFIVATENGIIHQMKKRYPGKEFVMADGCIGCRLHCPYMKMISLEDVKRSLIEDKFEIEVEADIMEGARLALERMLAVPRDN from the coding sequence ATGAGCACACAATTTGTCAATCTCGAATCAACGCAGTCGCCGGTAATCGACGCCCCTCATCAACTTTTAATGGAAGAGATTCGTGAACTTGCCAGGCGTCGTAATGCCATCATACTGGCGCACAATTATCAGGTCGGCGAAGTGCAGGACATTGCCGATGTCGTGGGCGACAGTCTCGGACTTGCCCTCGAAGCGCAAAAGACCGATGCCGATTTAATTGTTTTTTGCGGGGTTCATTTCATGGCAGAATCGGCAAAAATTTTGAATCCGCAAAAGAAGGTACTACTTCCCAATCTCTCGGCTGGTTGTTCGCTTGCCGATTCCATCACGCCCGAAAGTTTGCAGGAATGGAAGAATCGCTACCCAGGCTACACAGTCATCACCTATGTGAATTCAACCGCGGACGTAAAAGCCATGAGCGATATTTGCTGCACCTCTGCAAACGCCGTAGCGGTCGCCCGCAGTTTGAACACCGACAAAATTTTATTCACTCCAGATCGCAACCTCGGCAGTTGGGTCAAAAAGCAATTACCCGAAAAAGAGGTAGTCGTCTATGACGGCGCTTGCCCGACGCACGACGTGCTGCGTGGCGCGAATGTCGAAAAGACCAAATCAGCATTTCCAGATGCCGTGGTCATTGCGCATCCCGAATGCCGCGAAGACATCATCGCGATTGCCGATGAAGTCTGCTCGACCACGGCGATGCTTGGGCGCATTGCCAAATACCCGGATGTGAAAACCTTCATCGTCGCCACCGAAAACGGCATCATTCATCAAATGAAAAAACGCTATCCGGGCAAGGAATTTGTGATGGCTGACGGCTGCATCGGCTGTCGTCTGCATTGCCCTTATATGAAGATGATTAGCCTCGAAGATGTGAAGCGTTCGCTCATTGAGGACAAATTCGAGATTGAAGTCGAAGCGGATATTATGGAAGGCGCGCGCCTTGCGCTTGAGCGCATGCTTGCCGTGCCCAGAGATAATTAA